One genomic region from Candidatus Caldarchaeum subterraneum encodes:
- a CDS encoding DNA topoisomerase III translates to MTSTSDKDTMDGEKLIIVAEKASVARAIKAVVSAAKANAVVSSVRGHMMEADLPDGYEWGAKHPFEIIKLRKVVDKISDNRVFEQLVKVFSGGGVLVIATDNDSEGELIGYEILQVYRRVTGGEPVVYRMRFNSVDRRELFASLRNLEKGLNMRWVEKARFRQIFDLVTGAAFTRLLTLSTRRLAPVRVISWGSCQTPTLNFVVEREKEIQQFKPQKYWVIEATLRKASGEEFKAATQQIWNRDEAEQVFEKARKAGEAVVTSYTKSEKTLPRPLPMRTDDVLRDLTRITGVSANRLLSMMEELYAEGYISYPRTDTNRYRRGFDFQTPLKAVTAADALRDAKPDKAEPDPRNGSRDDGAHPPIYPVATFRGSGVLMQIWEYIACRFYANAFFDDAVQSTAKAEIGIDGIAFSAEGSSVTKQGYLQVFSYFRPRDKPLPELMVGEKLQIIDVTIREDETKPPPRLTEADLLRLMEKNGIGTDATRASFPQLITERNYAVRAGRFFKPTPLGMALIESLAEADTRLITPETRRLVEDYMAKIERGETSFQESLEQSLSLYEELLRRCSDKIDEISRRLAQHVKPFARKRQRKKKGEPSLMNSNKLNK, encoded by the coding sequence ATGACAAGCACATCAGACAAAGACACCATGGATGGCGAGAAGCTGATTATAGTGGCCGAGAAGGCCAGCGTAGCCCGTGCAATAAAGGCCGTGGTCTCCGCCGCCAAGGCCAACGCCGTCGTCTCATCTGTTAGGGGCCATATGATGGAGGCTGATCTGCCAGATGGCTACGAATGGGGTGCGAAACATCCATTCGAAATAATCAAGCTGAGGAAGGTTGTTGACAAAATCTCGGACAATCGCGTGTTTGAGCAGCTTGTGAAAGTTTTCAGCGGAGGAGGAGTGCTGGTGATAGCGACGGACAACGACTCCGAGGGTGAGCTCATCGGATATGAAATTTTACAGGTTTACCGCCGCGTCACCGGCGGCGAACCCGTTGTCTACAGGATGCGTTTTAACTCAGTTGACCGCCGTGAGCTTTTCGCCAGCCTTAGAAACCTTGAGAAAGGACTTAACATGCGCTGGGTTGAGAAGGCCCGTTTCCGCCAAATCTTCGACCTCGTCACGGGCGCCGCCTTCACACGGTTGCTGACCTTGTCGACGCGCCGACTTGCACCTGTTAGGGTGATTAGCTGGGGCTCATGCCAAACACCCACCCTAAACTTCGTCGTCGAAAGAGAGAAGGAAATACAGCAATTCAAACCGCAGAAATACTGGGTTATAGAAGCCACTCTGAGGAAGGCTAGCGGAGAAGAATTCAAGGCCGCGACACAGCAGATATGGAACAGGGACGAGGCTGAGCAGGTTTTCGAGAAAGCTCGGAAAGCCGGTGAAGCTGTTGTTACATCCTATACCAAGTCCGAGAAAACTCTGCCGAGGCCGCTGCCGATGAGGACCGATGACGTGCTTAGAGATTTGACGAGGATAACGGGGGTTTCGGCTAACAGGCTGCTGTCCATGATGGAGGAGCTTTACGCCGAGGGATACATCAGCTATCCGCGAACCGATACAAACAGGTATAGACGGGGCTTCGACTTCCAAACACCTCTCAAAGCGGTAACAGCAGCGGATGCCCTGCGTGATGCAAAACCCGATAAAGCCGAGCCTGACCCACGTAACGGGTCAAGAGACGATGGAGCGCACCCACCTATCTATCCCGTGGCCACCTTCCGCGGCTCGGGCGTTTTGATGCAGATATGGGAATACATAGCATGTCGCTTCTATGCCAACGCCTTCTTCGACGACGCTGTTCAATCAACCGCCAAAGCCGAAATAGGCATCGACGGGATAGCCTTTTCAGCCGAGGGCTCGTCGGTCACTAAACAAGGTTACCTGCAGGTCTTTTCATATTTCCGGCCTCGCGATAAGCCGCTTCCGGAGCTCATGGTCGGTGAAAAGCTTCAGATAATCGACGTGACGATACGGGAAGATGAGACGAAGCCTCCGCCACGCCTGACCGAGGCCGACCTCTTGAGGCTGATGGAGAAAAACGGCATAGGCACCGACGCGACACGCGCATCCTTCCCCCAGCTGATAACTGAGCGCAACTACGCCGTGAGGGCTGGCCGGTTTTTCAAACCGACGCCGCTGGGAATGGCTCTGATAGAGTCTTTAGCCGAGGCCGACACACGGCTTATAACGCCGGAAACGAGGCGGCTTGTAGAAGACTATATGGCGAAAATCGAGAGAGGAGAGACAAGCTTTCAAGAAAGCCTTGAGCAAAGCCTCAGCCTATATGAGGAGCTTCTCAGGAGATGCAGCGATAAAATAGACGAGATTAGCAGACGCCTCGCCCAGCATGTCAAACCCTTCGCCAGAAAGAGGCAGAGGAAAAAGAAGGGAGAACCAAGTTTGATGAACTCAAATAAGCTTAATAAATAA